The following are encoded in a window of Rosa chinensis cultivar Old Blush chromosome 4, RchiOBHm-V2, whole genome shotgun sequence genomic DNA:
- the LOC112199833 gene encoding ribosome biogenesis protein BMS1 homolog isoform X2, producing MGMIDSGSMEQSHKAHRSRQSGSKADKKKPQKESKKQNPKAFAFSSTVKAKRLQSRAVEKEQRRLHVPTIDRSYGEQPPFVVLVHGPPKVGKSLLIKSLVKHYTKHDLQEVKGPITIVTGKQRRVQFVECPNDINAMIDAAKFADLALLLIDGSYGFEMETFEFLNILQVHGFPKVMGVLTHLDKFTDAKKLRKTKQHLKHRFWTEIYDGAKLFYLSGLIHEKYVKREIHNLARFISVMKFHPLSWRTAHPYVLVDRFEDITPPEKKRLNNKCDRNVTLYGYLRGCNMKKGTKIHIAGVGDYSVAGMTGLADPCPLPSAAKKKGLRDKEKLFYAPMSGLGDLMYDKDAVYININDHFVQFSNQDEKGEATNKGELEDVGVTMVKSLQNPKYSLDEKLEQSFINFYIQKPKLESQHDEKDLDESRKCIRMIEPVEEHQFGETMKAGGSGQESNVEDIDGSESKSYQNDAVRNVAITKSDSSGSDRENGDVSDQDVNLKDRLKEHVEFHDGRSRRKVIFENDLNPTDMEDSEEESEDDDDGGDNDADNHTSSGSESSEEDREIHETDDVGNIAKWKESLAERTFSRQTTNLMQLVYGKSSSVSTKANEEQDSSDEDSDGDDFFRPKGDGIKKHRVEAGNWNVEDSSKFTNHSIKDWNDKKLIESVRDRFVTGDWSKAAKRNQDTEATFEDEDAVFGDFEDIETGEKHDGYHTNETRKFANNKKAGLDEEERRLKKLALRAKFDAQYDEPDTSEEEPDDTHVSQFGRDRAKESGYVDKLKEEIELRKQMNIAELNDLDEDTRLEVEGFRTGTYLRLEVHDVPYEMVEYFNPCHPVLVGGIGLGEESTGYMQARLKRHRWHKKVLKTSDPIIVSIGWRRYQTIPVYAIEDCNGRHRMLKYTPEHMHCLAMFWGPLAPPNTGVVAFQNLSNNQATFRITATAVVLEFNHASRIVKKLKLVGYPCKIFKNTALIKDMFTSDLEIARFEGASVRTVSGIRGQVKKAAKEEIGNQPKKKGGQPKEGIVRCTFEDKIKMSDIVFLRAWTQVDVPCFYNPLTTSLQPHDVTWQGMKTVAELRRDRNIPIPVNKDSLYKPIERKQRKFNPLVIPKAVQASLPFKSKPKDTPNRRKQLLEDRRAVVREPHEQKIHALLQNLRLIKSEKLKKRKIKDEKKRKEIEAQKAKDEQLSRKRQREERRERYRVQDKAQKKMRRHAED from the exons aTGGGCATGATAGATAGTGGAAGTATGGAGCAGTCACACAAGGCACACAGGTCCCGGCAGTCGGGTTCCAAGGCCGATAAGAAGAAGCCCCAAAAAGAGTCGAAGAAGCAAAACCCCAAGGCGTTCGCTTTCAGCTCAACTGTCAAAGCAAAGCGTCTCCAGTCTCGTGCCGTCGAGAAAGAGCAGCGACGACTTCATGTTCCGACCATTGATCGCTCCTACGGCGAACAGCCTCCTTTTGTTGTTCTTGTCCATGGACCTCCCAAg GTTGGCAAGTCTTTGTTGATCAAGTCCCTTGTAAAGCATTATACCAAACATGATTTACAGGAGGTTAAAGGCCCGATTACCATAGTAACAG GGAAGCAGAGGCGGGTCCAGTTTGTGGAGTGCCCCAATGATATCAATGCCATGATTGATGCCGCAAAATTTGCTGATTTAGCATTGCTTCTTATAGACGGAAGCTATGGTTTTGAAATG GAAACATTTGAGTTCCTTAATATATTGCAAGTCCATGGCTTCCCAAAGGTCATGGGAGTTCTCACTCACCTTGATAAGTTCACAGATGCAAAGAAACTGAGGAAAACAAAGCAGCATTTAAaacatcggttctggactgaAATATATGATGGAGCTAAATTGTTTTATTTATCAGGTCTTATTCATGAAAA GTATGTCAAACGTGAGATTCACAATCTGGCTCGTTTCATATCTGTTATGAAGTTCCATCCTTTATCTTGGAGAACTGCTCATCCTTATGTTCTAGTAGATCGTTTTGAAGATATCACTCCCCCTGAAAAAAAGCGCTTGAATAATAAATGTGATAGAAATGTCACACTTTATGGTTATTTGCGGGGGTGTAACATGAAAAAAGGAACAAAG ATTCATATTGCAGGTGTTGGTGATTACAGTGTCGCTGGTATGACAGGCTTAGCTGATCCATGTCCTTTACCCTCAGCTGCCAAAAAGAAGGGGCTGCGTGataaagaaaaattgttttATGCACCTATGTCTGGACTTGGGGATCTCATGTATGACAAAGATGCtgtttatataaatataaatgatCACTTTGTTCAGTTTTCAAACCAGGATGAAAAGGGGGAAGCAACGAACAAAG GAGAGCTTGAGGATGTGGGTGTGACCATGGTTAAAAGTCTTCAAAACCCAAAGTATTCGCTTGATGAAAAGTTGGAGCAGAGCTTCATTAACTTTTATATCCAGAAACCTAAATTGGAATCTCAACATGATGAAAAAGATCTTGATGAATCCAGAAAATGCATTCGTATGATAGAGCCTGTGGAGGAACATCAGTTTGGGGAAACAATGAAAGCTGGGGGTTCTGGTCAAGAAAGTAATGTTGAGGATATTGATGgctcagaatcaaaatcttATCAGAATGATGCTGTTCGTAATGTTGCAATAACAAAAAGTGATTCTAGTGGATCTGATAGAGAAAATGGTGATGTATCAGATCAAGATGTTAACCTTAAAGATCGCTTGAAGGAACATGTTGAGTTTCATGATGGAAGGTCAAGGAGAAAAGTTATCTTTGAAAATGACCTTAATCCTACTGACATGGAG GATTCAGAGGAGGAGtcagaagatgatgatgacggTGGCGATAATGATGCAGATAATCATACCTCTTCCGGTTCAGAGTCTTCAGAGGAAGATAGAGAAATTCATGAGACAG ATGATGTGGGAAATATAgcaaagtggaaagagtctttgGCGGAACGGACATTTTCGAGACAAACTACTAACCTTATGCAACTTGTATATGGGAAATCTTCATCGGTTTCAACTAAAGCCAATGAAGAACAAGACAGTAGTGATGAGGACAGTGATGGAGATGACTTTTTTAGGCCAAAAGGAGACGGAATTAAG AAACATAGAGTAGAAGCAGGAAATTGGAATGTTGAGGACTCTTCCAAATTTACAAATCACTCAATCAAAGACTGGAATGATAAAAAGCTTATAGAGAGTGTGCGCGATCGCTTTGTCACTGGTGATTGGTCAAAGGCTGCTAAAAGAAATCAAGACACAGAGGCCACatttgaagatgaagatgcagTCTTTGGTGACTTTGAAGATATAGAAACAGGTGAGAAGCATGATGGATATCATACAAATGAGACAAGAAAATTTGCAAACAACAAGAAAGCTGGCTTAGATGAAGAGGAGCGCAGGCTCAAAAAGCTTGCTCTTCGTGCCAAGTTTGATGCCCA ATATGATGAACCTGATACAAGTGAGGAGGAACCTGATGATACACATGTAAGCCAGTTTGGACGAGATCGAGCTAAAGAAAGCGGCTATGTTGACAAG CTGAAGGAGGAGATTGAACTCCGGAAACAAATGAATATAGCTGAACTCAATGACCTTGATGAGGACACCCGATTAGAGGTCGAGGGTTTCCGGACAGGGACTTACCTTCGGTTGGAAGTTCATGATGTTCCTTATGAGATGGTTGAATATTTTAATCCCTGCCATCCTGTTTTGGTTGGAGGAATTGGTCTTGGGGAAGAAAGCACTGGATACATGCAG GCCAGGTTAAAGCGGCATAGATGGCACAAGAAAGTGCTAAAGACCAGTGACCCCATCATTGTATCTATTGGGTGGAGGCGTTACCAAACAATTCCTGTTTATGCCATTGAAGATTGCAACGGAAGGCATCGCATGCTTAAGTACACTCCAGAACACATGCATTGCCTTGCAATGTTTTGGGGCCCTCTTGCCCCTCCTAATACTGGTGTGGTTGCTTTCCAGAATTTGTCGAACAATCAG GCAACATTTAGGATCACCGCCACGGCAGTTGTGCTTGAGTTCAACCATGCATCCCGAATAGTGAAGAAACTCAAACTAGTTGGTTACCCTTGCAAGATATTCAAGAATACAGCACTTATAAAAGATATGTTTACCTCAGATCTTGAAATAGCTCGATTTGAAGGTGCTTCTGTTCGAACAGTCAGTGGCATCCGGGGGCAGGTGAAAAAG GCTGCAAAAGAAGAAATTGGTAACCAACCGAAAAAGAAGGGTGGACAACCAAAAGAAGGAATTGTTAGGTGCACCTTTGAGGACAAAATTAAGATGAGTGACATTGTGTTTTTGCGCGCTTGGACTCAAGTTGATGTTCCTTGCTTTTATAACCCATTAACCACATCTCTGCAACCCCATGATGTGACCTGGCAAGGGATGAAAACTGTAGCTGAGTTGAGGAGAGACCGCAATATTCCTATTCCTGTTAACAAAGATTCACTCTACAAG CCAATTGAAAGGAAGCAGAGGAAGTTCAACCCACTGGTGATTCCCAAAGCAGTACAAGCAAGTCTTCCATTTAAATCAAAGCCTAAGGATACACCGAATAGAAGAAAGCAACTTCTTGAAGATAGAAGAGCTGTTGTGAGGGAGCCTCATGAACAGAAAATTCATGCTTTGCTTCAAAATCTTCGGTTAATCAAATCAGAGAAG TTAAAGAAGCGCAAGATAAAGgatgagaagaaaagaaaagaaattgaagcacagaaagccaaagatgagcagttGTCAAGAAAGCGCCAGAGAGAAGAACGACGAGAGAGATACCGGGTGCAAGACAAAGCTCAGAAGAAAATGAGGAGACATGCGGAGGACTGA
- the LOC112199833 gene encoding ribosome biogenesis protein BMS1 homolog isoform X1, with the protein MGMIDSGSMEQSHKAHRSRQSGSKADKKKPQKESKKQNPKAFAFSSTVKAKRLQSRAVEKEQRRLHVPTIDRSYGEQPPFVVLVHGPPKVGKSLLIKSLVKHYTKHDLQEVKGPITIVTGKQRRVQFVECPNDINAMIDAAKFADLALLLIDGSYGFEMETFEFLNILQVHGFPKVMGVLTHLDKFTDAKKLRKTKQHLKHRFWTEIYDGAKLFYLSGLIHEKYVKREIHNLARFISVMKFHPLSWRTAHPYVLVDRFEDITPPEKKRLNNKCDRNVTLYGYLRGCNMKKGTKIHIAGVGDYSVAGMTGLADPCPLPSAAKKKGLRDKEKLFYAPMSGLGDLMYDKDAVYININDHFVQFSNQDEKGEATNKGELEDVGVTMVKSLQNPKYSLDEKLEQSFINFYIQKPKLESQHDEKDLDESRKCIRMIEPVEEHQFGETMKAGGSGQESNVEDIDGSESKSYQNDAVRNVAITKSDSSGSDRENGDVSDQDVNLKDRLKEHVEFHDGRSRRKVIFENDLNPTDMEDSEEESEDDDDGGDNDADNHTSSGSESSEEDREIHETGDDVGNIAKWKESLAERTFSRQTTNLMQLVYGKSSSVSTKANEEQDSSDEDSDGDDFFRPKGDGIKKHRVEAGNWNVEDSSKFTNHSIKDWNDKKLIESVRDRFVTGDWSKAAKRNQDTEATFEDEDAVFGDFEDIETGEKHDGYHTNETRKFANNKKAGLDEEERRLKKLALRAKFDAQYDEPDTSEEEPDDTHVSQFGRDRAKESGYVDKLKEEIELRKQMNIAELNDLDEDTRLEVEGFRTGTYLRLEVHDVPYEMVEYFNPCHPVLVGGIGLGEESTGYMQARLKRHRWHKKVLKTSDPIIVSIGWRRYQTIPVYAIEDCNGRHRMLKYTPEHMHCLAMFWGPLAPPNTGVVAFQNLSNNQATFRITATAVVLEFNHASRIVKKLKLVGYPCKIFKNTALIKDMFTSDLEIARFEGASVRTVSGIRGQVKKAAKEEIGNQPKKKGGQPKEGIVRCTFEDKIKMSDIVFLRAWTQVDVPCFYNPLTTSLQPHDVTWQGMKTVAELRRDRNIPIPVNKDSLYKPIERKQRKFNPLVIPKAVQASLPFKSKPKDTPNRRKQLLEDRRAVVREPHEQKIHALLQNLRLIKSEKLKKRKIKDEKKRKEIEAQKAKDEQLSRKRQREERRERYRVQDKAQKKMRRHAED; encoded by the exons aTGGGCATGATAGATAGTGGAAGTATGGAGCAGTCACACAAGGCACACAGGTCCCGGCAGTCGGGTTCCAAGGCCGATAAGAAGAAGCCCCAAAAAGAGTCGAAGAAGCAAAACCCCAAGGCGTTCGCTTTCAGCTCAACTGTCAAAGCAAAGCGTCTCCAGTCTCGTGCCGTCGAGAAAGAGCAGCGACGACTTCATGTTCCGACCATTGATCGCTCCTACGGCGAACAGCCTCCTTTTGTTGTTCTTGTCCATGGACCTCCCAAg GTTGGCAAGTCTTTGTTGATCAAGTCCCTTGTAAAGCATTATACCAAACATGATTTACAGGAGGTTAAAGGCCCGATTACCATAGTAACAG GGAAGCAGAGGCGGGTCCAGTTTGTGGAGTGCCCCAATGATATCAATGCCATGATTGATGCCGCAAAATTTGCTGATTTAGCATTGCTTCTTATAGACGGAAGCTATGGTTTTGAAATG GAAACATTTGAGTTCCTTAATATATTGCAAGTCCATGGCTTCCCAAAGGTCATGGGAGTTCTCACTCACCTTGATAAGTTCACAGATGCAAAGAAACTGAGGAAAACAAAGCAGCATTTAAaacatcggttctggactgaAATATATGATGGAGCTAAATTGTTTTATTTATCAGGTCTTATTCATGAAAA GTATGTCAAACGTGAGATTCACAATCTGGCTCGTTTCATATCTGTTATGAAGTTCCATCCTTTATCTTGGAGAACTGCTCATCCTTATGTTCTAGTAGATCGTTTTGAAGATATCACTCCCCCTGAAAAAAAGCGCTTGAATAATAAATGTGATAGAAATGTCACACTTTATGGTTATTTGCGGGGGTGTAACATGAAAAAAGGAACAAAG ATTCATATTGCAGGTGTTGGTGATTACAGTGTCGCTGGTATGACAGGCTTAGCTGATCCATGTCCTTTACCCTCAGCTGCCAAAAAGAAGGGGCTGCGTGataaagaaaaattgttttATGCACCTATGTCTGGACTTGGGGATCTCATGTATGACAAAGATGCtgtttatataaatataaatgatCACTTTGTTCAGTTTTCAAACCAGGATGAAAAGGGGGAAGCAACGAACAAAG GAGAGCTTGAGGATGTGGGTGTGACCATGGTTAAAAGTCTTCAAAACCCAAAGTATTCGCTTGATGAAAAGTTGGAGCAGAGCTTCATTAACTTTTATATCCAGAAACCTAAATTGGAATCTCAACATGATGAAAAAGATCTTGATGAATCCAGAAAATGCATTCGTATGATAGAGCCTGTGGAGGAACATCAGTTTGGGGAAACAATGAAAGCTGGGGGTTCTGGTCAAGAAAGTAATGTTGAGGATATTGATGgctcagaatcaaaatcttATCAGAATGATGCTGTTCGTAATGTTGCAATAACAAAAAGTGATTCTAGTGGATCTGATAGAGAAAATGGTGATGTATCAGATCAAGATGTTAACCTTAAAGATCGCTTGAAGGAACATGTTGAGTTTCATGATGGAAGGTCAAGGAGAAAAGTTATCTTTGAAAATGACCTTAATCCTACTGACATGGAG GATTCAGAGGAGGAGtcagaagatgatgatgacggTGGCGATAATGATGCAGATAATCATACCTCTTCCGGTTCAGAGTCTTCAGAGGAAGATAGAGAAATTCATGAGACAGGTG ATGATGTGGGAAATATAgcaaagtggaaagagtctttgGCGGAACGGACATTTTCGAGACAAACTACTAACCTTATGCAACTTGTATATGGGAAATCTTCATCGGTTTCAACTAAAGCCAATGAAGAACAAGACAGTAGTGATGAGGACAGTGATGGAGATGACTTTTTTAGGCCAAAAGGAGACGGAATTAAG AAACATAGAGTAGAAGCAGGAAATTGGAATGTTGAGGACTCTTCCAAATTTACAAATCACTCAATCAAAGACTGGAATGATAAAAAGCTTATAGAGAGTGTGCGCGATCGCTTTGTCACTGGTGATTGGTCAAAGGCTGCTAAAAGAAATCAAGACACAGAGGCCACatttgaagatgaagatgcagTCTTTGGTGACTTTGAAGATATAGAAACAGGTGAGAAGCATGATGGATATCATACAAATGAGACAAGAAAATTTGCAAACAACAAGAAAGCTGGCTTAGATGAAGAGGAGCGCAGGCTCAAAAAGCTTGCTCTTCGTGCCAAGTTTGATGCCCA ATATGATGAACCTGATACAAGTGAGGAGGAACCTGATGATACACATGTAAGCCAGTTTGGACGAGATCGAGCTAAAGAAAGCGGCTATGTTGACAAG CTGAAGGAGGAGATTGAACTCCGGAAACAAATGAATATAGCTGAACTCAATGACCTTGATGAGGACACCCGATTAGAGGTCGAGGGTTTCCGGACAGGGACTTACCTTCGGTTGGAAGTTCATGATGTTCCTTATGAGATGGTTGAATATTTTAATCCCTGCCATCCTGTTTTGGTTGGAGGAATTGGTCTTGGGGAAGAAAGCACTGGATACATGCAG GCCAGGTTAAAGCGGCATAGATGGCACAAGAAAGTGCTAAAGACCAGTGACCCCATCATTGTATCTATTGGGTGGAGGCGTTACCAAACAATTCCTGTTTATGCCATTGAAGATTGCAACGGAAGGCATCGCATGCTTAAGTACACTCCAGAACACATGCATTGCCTTGCAATGTTTTGGGGCCCTCTTGCCCCTCCTAATACTGGTGTGGTTGCTTTCCAGAATTTGTCGAACAATCAG GCAACATTTAGGATCACCGCCACGGCAGTTGTGCTTGAGTTCAACCATGCATCCCGAATAGTGAAGAAACTCAAACTAGTTGGTTACCCTTGCAAGATATTCAAGAATACAGCACTTATAAAAGATATGTTTACCTCAGATCTTGAAATAGCTCGATTTGAAGGTGCTTCTGTTCGAACAGTCAGTGGCATCCGGGGGCAGGTGAAAAAG GCTGCAAAAGAAGAAATTGGTAACCAACCGAAAAAGAAGGGTGGACAACCAAAAGAAGGAATTGTTAGGTGCACCTTTGAGGACAAAATTAAGATGAGTGACATTGTGTTTTTGCGCGCTTGGACTCAAGTTGATGTTCCTTGCTTTTATAACCCATTAACCACATCTCTGCAACCCCATGATGTGACCTGGCAAGGGATGAAAACTGTAGCTGAGTTGAGGAGAGACCGCAATATTCCTATTCCTGTTAACAAAGATTCACTCTACAAG CCAATTGAAAGGAAGCAGAGGAAGTTCAACCCACTGGTGATTCCCAAAGCAGTACAAGCAAGTCTTCCATTTAAATCAAAGCCTAAGGATACACCGAATAGAAGAAAGCAACTTCTTGAAGATAGAAGAGCTGTTGTGAGGGAGCCTCATGAACAGAAAATTCATGCTTTGCTTCAAAATCTTCGGTTAATCAAATCAGAGAAG TTAAAGAAGCGCAAGATAAAGgatgagaagaaaagaaaagaaattgaagcacagaaagccaaagatgagcagttGTCAAGAAAGCGCCAGAGAGAAGAACGACGAGAGAGATACCGGGTGCAAGACAAAGCTCAGAAGAAAATGAGGAGACATGCGGAGGACTGA
- the LOC112200955 gene encoding peptidyl-prolyl cis-trans isomerase FKBP16-3, chloroplastic yields the protein MATALPMASTSSLSLSLGRRPPLLGSYSGKRTMPANYQGIFCLNNSQLCTTTRGYKDDVNLIKRRQMIAFLFGFSSFVLDSFQAEGAGLPPEEKPRLCDDSCEKQLENVPMVTTESGLQYKDIKVGQGPSPPVGFQVAANYVAMVPSGQIFDSSLEKGQLYIFRVGSGQVIKGLDEGILTMKIGGKRRLYIPGSLAFPKGLTSAPGRPRVAPSSPVVFDVSLEYVPGLEIEEE from the exons ATGGCCACAGCGTTGCCCATGGCATCGACTTCCAGTCTCAGTCTCAGTCTCGGTAGACGACCACCTTTATTGG GTTCATATTCTGGAAAGAGGACCATGCCTGCAAATTATCAAGGCATTTTCTGTCTCAATAATTCACAACTTTGTACAACCACAAGAGGATACAAGGATGACGTTAATCTAATCAAACGGAGACAGATGATTGCCTTCCTTTTTGGTTTTTCAAGCTTTGTCTTAGACTCATTTCAAGCCGAGGGAGCTGGCTTGCCCCCTGAAGAAAAGCCTCGACTATGTGATGATTCTTGTGAAAAACAGCTAGAAAAT GTCCCTATGGTAACTACAGAGTCTGGTTTGCAGTATAAGGATATTAAAGTTGGTCAAGGCCCCAGTCCACCTGTGGGTTTTCAG GTGGCGGCGAATTATGTTGCCATGGTTCCGTCTGGACAAATATTTGACAG TTCATTGGAGAAGGGTCAACTTTATATATTCCGTGTTGGCTCTGGTCAG GTGATCAAAGGACTTGACGAAGGGATCTTAACCATGAAAATAGGAGGGAAGCGGCGACTCTACATCCCGGGATCT TTGGCCTTTCCCAAGGGTCTCACTTCAGCTCCAGGAAGGCCAAGGGTGGCTCCAAGTAGTCCAGTGGTTTTCGATGTGAGTTTGGAATACGTACCAGGCCTTGAAATTGAGGAAGAGTGA
- the LOC121052820 gene encoding secreted RxLR effector protein 161-like: MSKGDKLTKEQCPQNEIERENMKTKPYAQLVGSLMYAQVCTRPDLAYAVGILSRFQSNPGPEHWIAGKKILRYLQRTKDHLLVYRRVKELEVVGYCDPDFSSHFPSSKKSTSGYVFTLAGGAIAWRSVKQTLIVTSTMQADFIAIYEAVCEGLWLKKILVQTKAVDSIVSKPLKFYCDNSVVLFFTRNNKRSTNSKHIDFKYYSVKERVKHREIEVLKVGTDFQLADPFTKAMIVAAFKQHATEIGILSNLDA; encoded by the coding sequence ATGTCAAAGGGTGACAAATTGACTAAGGAACAATGCCCTCAAAATGAGATTGAAAGAGAGAATATGAAGACTAAGCCTTATGCACAGCTTGTAGGTAGTTTGATGTATGCACAAGTGTGCACTAGACCTGACCTAGCCTATGCAGTAGGCATTTTGTCAAGATTTCAGTCCAATCCAGGCCCTGAGCATTGGATAGCAGGCAAGAAGATTTTGAGGTACCTTCAGAGAACAAAAGACCATCTGTTAGTGTATAGAAGAGTCAAGGAACTTGAGGTTGTAGGCTACTGTGATCCAGATTTTTCCAGTCACTTTCCTTCCTCCAAAAAGTCTACCTCAGGTTATGTTTTCACACTTGCAGGAGGAGCCATTGCTTGGAGAAGTGTCAAGCAAACCTTGATTGTCACTTCTACAATGCAGGCTGATTTTATAGCTATTTATGAGGCTGTTtgtgaaggactttggttgAAAAAAATTCTGGTTCAAACCAAGGCAGTTGATAGCATTGTTTCAAAACCTTTGAAATTTTACTGCGACAATTCAGTTGTATTGTTCTTTACCAGGAACAATAAGAGGTCTACTAACTCCAAACACATAGACTTTAAATATTACAGTGTGAAAGAAAGAGTCAAGCATAGGGAAATTGAAGTTTTGAAGGTTGGTACTGATTTTCAGTTGGCTGATCCCTTTACAAAGGCCATGATAGTGGCTGCTTTCAAGCAACATGCTACTGAAATTGGCATTTTGTCAAACTTGGATGCTTGA